The genomic window ACTTGCCGGCGTTCATGGGTGTGAAGAAACCGTGTGAGGGATCGTCTAATTGGGGTTCGTAGTTGAAGTGGTTGCAGCATCCAGAGAGGAAGACGTAGCTCTTGTCGAAGCCTCTAGAGCATGGCGCTGTCTCCTTACTTGTGCCGAGGTGCCTATGAGGATAAACGTCAGCAAAAGCGCGGTAGACAGCGGCAGTTTAAACTTACCATTTTCCAGACATAATGGTATGGTAACCAGCATCTTGAAGGATCTCGCTCAGAGCTGCCACCTTAAAGTTGAGGTATCCCTCATATCCTTCTTTTCCCTTGTAGGCATCCAAGTTCCTCGCCATGTGCTCTGTCATCTGTCCCAGACCAGCAATGTGGTTATCTGTTCCAGAGAACAGCATGCTCCGTGTGGGTGAACATGCTGAAGCTGTGTGGAAGTTGGTCAGCCGCACACCAGTCTGGGAGAGGCGATCGAGAGCTGGAGTGGCAATCTCGGAGCCAAAGCATCCAATGTCGCTGTAGCCCAAGTCATCCGctacgatgacgaggaaatTGGGTCGTTTTGAGGTTGGAAGTGATCCCATGGTGAAGACTGGGGGAGTGCAATAATTTCGGAGCAAAGATGAACAGGATGAGCATTGCTGGAGGGATTTGTATTGCTTGAGCTTGGTTGCGGCTCGAGCTGAGCCCCATAGCCAAGCTTATTGACAGCTTGGAAGGACCCTGCTCCTTGCTTAGCGTGTTTGCCCGTCTCACGGACATGACGGGGCAAGACGGAGCAGAACTTCCAACCACCAGGCTCCACTTACGTCCGTCTCTCCCCGTCATCTCCGTCTGGGGTTAACAGGTGCACCAACAGACTACCGAAGCGACAAGTGAGCTTTCCCCAGCCACACAGCACTTGGGAGCGTTCCTCCACGGCAGAGAAACACGGATGGTACGCCATGTGTCACTCAAAGTTGCAACATCGTGACATTCTCAAGCCAGCGGTGCGGTCTTGCCGGCCCTCCTAAGCTATTTGCCGATATGCACCCCGCAAAATAGGCGATTGACAGAAAGATTTGATCGGGGGATCAAAGATCTGGTAAGTAGCCTCTTTTCTCCCCGCATCCTATACGGACATGGACACAGAGGGGTGGACCGTCGACGTAGTCGCTTCTGTTCTCacagagagagggagagaactGAGCATTGTGACAGAACCATGCACTCTCAGTGCAATGCTAACATTGACCAAATGGCACGAAACACCACAGTCAAGCACTTCGACACAATCAGACATGCAAAAATTGCTCGAAGGGCTCAGGTAACGACAAAGTTTGCGGAAACAAGTATATTCTCAGAGCCATCCTGAGATACAAGAATAATAACGTTTCAGGACTCATCTCTTGCTCCAAGTCCAGGCTTCTGACAAGACCCTCTCCTGCCATCACATCCAGTTCAGATAAGCTATATCGTACCCGAGGCTCACAGGTCCCTTGCCTTCTCCGTGGTGCTAATGTCGGAAGCATTCGCCTTGAGCACCTCGACATTCTCAGAACCCTCTAAGTCGGAGCTAAGCTTTGCAGTGCGGAAATTGCTAATAGGCACGCCTCTAACAAAGAGctcatcaatctcctccagagTCTTGCCTCCACACTCTGGAATGCAGAACCACGAAAACAGCGTTGCCATGAATGCAGTGGTGCCAAAGATGAAGCCAACCTTGGATCCAAGACCGGCGTGTGACTTGTCAATCAGGTAGGGGATGCTAAAGGCGACGGCCCATTGGATGACAATGTTGAAGACGGAGCCGAGGGCGTAGGTCAGATCTCGGAGGCCTGTGGTGGGGATTTCGGCTGCGACGACGTGCGACAGGGGAGCCCAACCAAGCGAGAATCCGAAGGTGAAGAGTGTCACGGTGACAACAATACCAGTACGGACGCTGTGCGAGGGGTTCTCAACAGTGCCAAGGCCTCCCATGGTCATGAGACTAGCCGTCTGAATGAGAGCACCGGCGACCAGAAGGGGACTGTTCAAAAGATTAGTCTGAGGCCCCTGCCATTCAGGGATTAGTAGCAAACTTACACTCTACCAGTCTTGTCGGTCAGCATCTGGGTGAAAAACACCGTGACGATGCCAACAGAAGAGTTGATGCAGGACATGGCGAAAGGGTTCACCGTTCCCAGGCTCTGGATGAAAATGGTACCATACTTGGAACTAAAGTTCTGGCCCGTAAgctggaggaagatgttGACGCCAACGGTGATGAGAGTGCGCTTGAGATTGGCTGCAAGTCGTCAGCTGTGTCCAAAAGTGCGGGTTGCGGGTGCACCCACTACCACGGAACAGGTCCATAaagttgcccttcttgatagTAGTGTTGATGGCTCTTTGCATGTTCTCAAACTCAGAGTTGATCTCTTCATCTGTGTAAGCGCCCTGGCGAAGGAGCTTGAGGGACTTGAGCGCCTCCTCCTGTCGATCGCGAGTCAACAGCCATCGAGGCGACTGCATCTGTTAGGACTAACCCGATCAGAATGATCCAGATGACTTACTTCAGGAATCCACCAAACAGCGacagccaagatggaggGGATCACGAAAAAGAGGCCATAGGGGATTTGCCAGGACCCATGTCCCTTAATCTCGCTGGTGCCACGGCAGATGATGGCCATGAGAAGGGTACCGAACTAGACCACCTGTTAGCAGATGTCCACTTTCTGGCCTCTGGGGGTGGAGACAAACATATAAGCCAGATTGATAAGTACCAACAACAAATCCACGAGCCTCAGCAGGAACAAGCTCAGACTGGAGTACAGGAACCAGAGCAAGCTCCATGCCGATGTAGACATAAGCAATCGTTCGTCCAGTGATTGCCTGAGTTTGAGTCCTCGATGTGATGAGAATCACAGCCGATAGCAGAGCCCAAAAACACATGACAAACATGGCGATCCGACGACCAAAGCGTCGGCTGGTAAGATTACCGAAAACAAGACCAAAGACGAAACCAACAAAGTTGACGCTGTTCAACAGAGACAAAAAGACCGTCTCAAGAACATACGTCTTTGTAGCTTCGTCATAGGTACCGAATTGTCGTTTAAAGGCAGGCATGGCCTGCGTGTTGCTGAACGCACTTTGGTCCATGCCAAAGTTGAGCTGCGACAGCGCAATGATACCGCAAGAATAAAGAAGGCGACCATTGAAGCAGGCAAAGAGCCCACGGCTTCGTTTGGTCGGAGACATTGTTAAAAATAATCTGATCGTCAAGAATGACAAGAAGACCTGTCCGACTTGGAGGCCATTACATCGTTGGTCCCAAGATACTCTTATAGATGGAGCGTATGTTGTGCCCAAAAACGCAGGCCTCGCCGTCGTCAGATCTGGACCCAATCACGCAAGGGAGGTCTAGACACAAACGAGCCTGGTGTTTAGTAGAATCCTTGTTTGTTGGAAGCCACCGCTATACAGGCTCTGGGCACGTTGATGGTGTAGGTAGCCAGCTGGAGACATGTCATGGGAGAGAACCTGCGTCGTCCTAGCAGAAGCGATGGCGTGCTTCAAGGATCCCCCACAAATTTTTGATCAAAGTGGTTTAGGTTGACGCTTCGGGGACGGGGAGTCACGGCTCCGTGATTTTCGGGACGGGCGGAGCGGGTATGGACGGAGATGCGGAATGGGCCCCGGGCTTCGGCGGGGCGTGTCCGTTGCTCCCACGGCTGTGTTGGTGCATGGCGTGCCCAAAGATCGCAGCAATCGTTGCATAACGTATATGTCCCAGGAACTAATTGGTATTTAATTTGCATAATACTGTTCAGCCAACCACCATTTAGCACTCACCCTCCACAACGTTTATCTGTCGGTTGTTGAGCCGCACAGAACAGCCACTCGCGTCAAACGCCTCATTTCAACGTTTGTGCATATCATTGTCCAACATTCCATACTGCTCTTACTCCTATGGAAGAATTGAGCGCGAATCATCAAATTGGCTCTTGTCGTTCGGCATGTATTCCCTTCTCGCAAAGTCTGAAACTGTGTGTGAGGCATAACTAGAAGCCAGTGACATAACTTGGTGCATAACCCGTCGCATAAATACCTTCATAAAATTGAGTGCTGCATGAATCTCCGCCCAGGATCGAACACAAGCTGCAGCCAGAGGGAGCATCGTCATAACCATTTGACATAGCAAGATATCCAAGCGCTACactttttatccttaattacACCCCACCCCCCGTAGTGAGTCAAAGGGATCATAAGCTTATAAAGCCAGCAGAAAAGCGGCGCCTTTACAAAAGAGTAACCACCAAGGACGTCATGAGCTTCAATCCAGTAAGGGCCCAGTAAAGGCATTTGAGAAGACTGCAACACAGAATCAAGCGAAATAAGGTTGGAGCTTGGTTTGGAGATCGTGGAGTTGTCTCTTGTTggatattaaagtaaaaatgAGCATCATGGCAAAGCCCTGTCGCTCAAtaaaggtcaagaagatggcAAAAGTCAAACTTGACTTTGTGTGAAACCAAAATTGTTCAAGTAGATACAAACTACCAATGTAGCTTTGTTTGGAAGTTGCCTAGAGTACAATATCCAAACCCCTTATATACGCCCCCTCATAAAACCTCAAGGCAGCT from Fusarium falciforme chromosome 2, complete sequence includes these protein-coding regions:
- a CDS encoding MFS domain-containing protein — protein: MSPTKRSRGLFACFNGRLLYSCGIIALSQLNFGMDQSAFSNTQAMPAFKRQFGTYDEATKTYVLETVFLSLLNSVNFVGFVFGLVFGNLTSRRFGRRIAMFVMCFWALLSAVILITSRTQTQAITGRTIAYVYIGMELALVPVLQSELVPAEARGFVVGTYQSGLYFGTLLMAIICRGTSEIKGHGSWQIPYGLFFVIPSILAVAVWWIPESPRWLLTRDRQEEALKSLKLLRQGAYTDEEINSEFENMQRAINTTIKKGNFMDLFRGTNLKRTLITVGVNIFLQLTGQNFSSKYGTIFIQSLGTVNPFAMSCINSSVGIVTVFFTQMLTDKTGRVPLLVAGALIQTASLMTMGGLGTVENPSHSVRTGIVVTVTLFTFGFSLGWAPLSHVVAAEIPTTGLRDLTYALGSVFNIVIQWAVAFSIPYLIDKSHAGLGSKVGFIFGTTAFMATLFSWFCIPECGGKTLEEIDELFVRGVPISNFRTAKLSSDLEGSENVEVLKANASDISTTEKARDL